A DNA window from Blastocatellia bacterium contains the following coding sequences:
- a CDS encoding ATP-dependent Clp protease proteolytic subunit: protein MLVPMVIETTSRGERAYDIYSRLLKERIVFLGTPIDDQIANLIIAQLLFLEAEDPERDITLHINSPGGSITAGLAIYDTMQFIRPDVATICVGEAEAIAALLLAAGAPGKRYTLPNSRMVIYQPYLYGISGQATDIRIHAEELMRLRKLVSSLLARHTGRTVEEIERDVERDFILTADQAVSYGLVDRVLQSRKVAETAVARMTR, encoded by the coding sequence ATGCTTGTACCAATGGTCATCGAGACAACGAGTCGAGGCGAGCGAGCCTACGACATTTACTCGCGACTCCTCAAGGAGCGCATTGTTTTCCTCGGCACTCCGATTGACGATCAGATCGCCAATCTCATCATCGCCCAACTTCTCTTTCTGGAGGCGGAAGACCCCGAACGAGACATCACCCTTCACATCAACAGTCCGGGGGGCTCGATCACAGCGGGCCTCGCCATTTACGACACGATGCAATTCATCCGCCCGGACGTCGCCACTATCTGTGTAGGTGAGGCAGAAGCTATCGCCGCTCTGCTTCTGGCTGCCGGGGCACCGGGCAAACGCTATACCCTGCCCAACTCCCGTATGGTCATCTATCAGCCCTACCTCTATGGGATCTCCGGTCAGGCGACCGACATCCGGATTCACGCGGAAGAGCTGATGCGACTCCGCAAGCTTGTCAGCTCACTCCTGGCCCGCCACACGGGACGCACGGTCGAGGAGATCGAACGGGACGTTGAAAGAGACTTCATTCTCACAGCCGACCAGGCCGTCTCCTATGGACTCGTTGACCGTGTCCTCCAGTCGCGAAAAGTTGCAGAAACTGCCGTCGCCCGGATGACGCGGTGA
- a CDS encoding HU family DNA-binding protein yields the protein MAKKGLTKAQVIGHFADKIGVKRAVVRSFFDELTALAAKEVKKSGQFVIPGIGKLVLSKRKARMGRNPQTGEPIQIPAKTVLKFRIAKQMKDTVLPKK from the coding sequence ATGGCAAAAAAGGGTCTCACGAAAGCCCAAGTGATCGGCCACTTTGCCGATAAGATCGGCGTGAAACGGGCGGTGGTCAGGAGTTTTTTCGACGAACTGACGGCACTTGCTGCTAAGGAGGTCAAGAAATCGGGCCAGTTTGTCATTCCAGGCATCGGCAAGCTCGTTCTTTCCAAACGCAAAGCACGTATGGGGCGTAATCCGCAGACCGGTGAACCGATTCAAATCCCTGCCAAGACGGTTTTGAAATTCCGCATTGCCAAGCAAATGAAGGATACCGTCTTGCCCAAGAAATAG